Proteins encoded within one genomic window of Corvus hawaiiensis isolate bCorHaw1 chromosome 9, bCorHaw1.pri.cur, whole genome shotgun sequence:
- the CCDC18 gene encoding coiled-coil domain-containing protein 18 isoform X5, translating into MLQRYQKGYKNLKMKLIEQSKQGKRAQQQRNEALLNVEELTRAFTKYKAELTEKLEKAKAEDEVLGKRLINCEKEKEELNERCISYRKDLDILEEQLRQLKEENHNTKEEIKTLEAKNTEMTSVLSQSDQKIIKLESELSEKEIVLKEKSALISENEELRALTARQHNHLKLCCQEIEDSREELNILETIISQLSLSTSEEFKWHHFKHQLWSSSTKEATSESCGESSKPLIADLSIKLAMKEAESQKPCANLTICTEAEHLCNRNERQENSRLCHLEMEPVKLIRNPGERRKCQQLELISKQFEKLRRKFQKEIKELRTKLTKADDENSALKTSMAQRTSQFQIIQEDLLKKASKTSSLEREIRKKSSQLSALEKQLEEKTIAYSSAAERNAELEQELTGKNRRIHELETTISEEHEKITSAFENEKLVHFEQHKELEKQIDLLRTQLGKKHQEFIEQEKIISVLQQEVIHKQHHIESLDGLLIGSREEMENQNVKKDQGLKVLESQLTEEKIKVRQLESALNLCKEEVALYLSQSQENKEMFEKQLKERSEELHYLQKEIKIKGQNIQDMNEQNILLQQTLHHYQQMLQEETIRNGDLEDNQIKLEKQVFNLEKELQKQKARAENELRKVEEKLRLAAQEADLNRQKVDELNCTIRQIKLEMDQCKNELTGLEKEVVQLKRDGENKALQINQLDITLEEARSELSKKANDVIDLEDKLLQTETCRREALQKMSELESALENACGELKITLTQLQELQDALQNAQSSLEEKNIAIMDLITELKYCKGEIEDKKQELLDMDQALKERNWELKQRVAQITQLDMTVHEHKGEMEQQIIQLQCNLEKSELEIKECNKQIESLEKKLQRSKDELRKKEFELLQRDQEINQLKKKIIKENNAA; encoded by the exons ATGTTGCAAAGATATCAAAAGGGCtataaaaatctgaaaatgaagTTAATTGAACAAAGCAAGCAAGGAAAGAG AGCacaacagcagagaaatgaagCTTTGTTAAATGTGGAGGAGCTGACAAGAGCTTTCACAAAGTATAAAGCAGAACTAactgaaaaattagaaaag gCTAAAGCTGAAGACGAGGTATTGGGAAAACGTTTAATTaattgtgaaaaagaaaaagaggagttGAATGAAAGGTGTATCAGCTACAGAAAGGATCTAGACATCCTAGAGGAGCAACTAAG GCAATTAAAGGAAGAGAATCACAacacaaaagaagaaattaaaactctAGAGGCAAAGAACACTGAAATGACATCAGTGCTGAGTCAGTCTGATCAGAAGATCATCAAGCTTGAGAGTGaactttctgaaaaagaaatagtacTTAAAGAGAAAAGTGCTCTAATAAGTGAAAATGAAGAGCTGAGAGCACTTACTGCACGGCAACATAACCACTTGAAATTATGTTGTCAAGAAATTGAGGATTCAAGGGAAGAGCTCAACATATTAGAAACCATTATTTCTCAGCTGTCTTTAAGTACATCTGAAGAG TTTAAATGGCACCATTTCAAACACCAGTTATGGAGTTCTTCAACAAAAGAAGCTACTTCTGAATCTTGTGGTGAATCAAGTAAACCTTTGATTGCAGACCTAAG CATTAAACTGGCGATGAAAGAAGCAGAAAGTCAAAAGCCTTGTGCAAACTTAACCATCTGTACTGAAGCTGAGCATCTTTGTAATCGTAATGAACGACAAGAAAACAGCAGGTTGTGCCACCTGGAAATGGAGCCTGTCAAATTGATCAGAAATCCAGGAG agaggagaaaatgtcAACAGTTGGAACTTATAAGCAAACAATTTGAAAAGCTGAGGCGAAAATTCCAGAAAGAGATAAAAGAGTTACGCACTAAACTGACAAAAGCAGATGATGAGAATTCTGCTTTGAAGACCAGCATGGCTCAAAGAACCAGTCAGTTTCAAATCATACAGGAAGACCTATTGAAGAAGGCTTCAAAAACTAGTAGCTTAGAGAGAGAA ATAAGAAAGAAATCTTCTCAACTTTCTGCACTTGAGAAACAGTTGGAAGAAAAGACTATTGCTTattccagtgctgcagaaagaaatgctgAGTTGGAACAGGAACTCACG GGTAAAAACAGACGCATTCATGAGCTGGAAACCACTATCAGTGaagaacatgagaaaataacttctgcttttgaaaatgaaaagttgGTTCACTTTGAGCAGCACAAAGAATTGGAGAAACAGATTGACTTA CTTCGGACACAGCTGGGGAAGAAACATCAAGAATTCATTGaacaagagaaaataatatCTGTTTTACAACAAGAGGTTATACATAAACAGCATCACATTGAGTCATTGGATGGGCTGTTAATAGGAAGCAGAGAG GAAATGGAAAATCAAAATGTCAAGAAAGATCAAGGCTTGAAGGTGCTGGAAAGTCagttaacagaagaaaaaatcaaa GTACGACAACTTGAGTCAGCACTAAATCTATGTAAGGAAGAAGTTGCACTGTATTTGAGTCAGTCACAAGAAAATAAGGAgatgtttgaaaagcagctgaaagaaaGGTCTGAAGAG CTTCattatttacagaaagaaataaaaataaaaggtcaGAATATTCAGGACATGAATGAACAAAATATTCTCCTCCAACAAACTTTGCATCATTATCAGCAAATGTTACAGGAAGAAACTATTAGAAATGGGGACTTGGAAGATAATCAAATTAAACTTGAAAAACAG GTATTCAATTTGGAAAAAGAGcttcagaagcagaaagcaCGTGCAGAAAATGAGTTGAGAAAGGTGGAGGAGAAACTTCGCCTAGCTGCTCAAGAAGCAGATTTAAACAGACAGAAGGTGGATGAACTTAATTGTACAATCAG ACAGATTAAATTGGAGATGGATCAGTGCAAGAATGAACTTACTGGCTTGGAAAAAGAAGTAGTGCAATTAAAACGAGATGGTGAAAACAAGGCACTGCAGATAAATCAGTTGGATATCACTTTGGAAGAAGCAAGATCAGAGCTCAGTAAAAAGGCAAATGACG TGATTGATTTAGAAGATAAGCTGCTTCAAACTGAGACTTGCCGCAGGGAAGCCTTACAGAAAATGTCAGAACTGGAATCTGCATTAGAGAATGCCTGTGGAGAATTAAAGATCACTTTAACACAGCTTCAGGAATTGCAAGATGCATTACAGAATGCACAGTCCTCTCTGGAGGAGAAGAACATTGCTATCATGGATCTAATAACTGAGCTCAA GTATTGCAAGGGTGAAATTGAAGACAAAAAGCAAGAACTCCTTGACATGGACCAAGCACTGAAAGAAAGGAATTGGGAGCTGAAACAAAGAGTAGCTCAG ATTACACAATTGGATATGACAGTTCATGAACATAAGGGAGAAATGGAGCAACAAATAATTCAATTACAGTGCAATTTAGAGAAGTCAGAGTTGGAAATTAAGGAATGCAATAAACAG ATTGAGAGCTTAGAGAAGAAACTCCAGCGTTCTAAAGATGAACTTCGTAAAAAAGAGTTTGAATTGCTCCAGAGAGATCAGGAAATAaatcagctgaagaaaaaaataattaaagaaaacaatgcaGCCTAG
- the CCDC18 gene encoding coiled-coil domain-containing protein 18 isoform X3 — protein MLSMECSMWTCSKSGADEDLLANVQSLQNQLRRTEKNLQTVEKELSSTSEHYRHCFDEVIDSRLEDFEQLNYNCQGFSSCKKNSGRTSHQDFQRKSKSYSVSTTLDKTVEENEHLQEKLDALHEQNASLTSQNHCLKNRVETMNFELMQSKAKISYLEAALGTHLVSIPKLKEQIVNLEAEVSAQDKILKDAEDRLDQNQKTATEREHMLQRYQKGYKNLKMKLIEQSKQGKRAQQQRNEALLNVEELTRAFTKYKAELTEKLEKAKAEDEVLGKRLINCEKEKEELNERCISYRKDLDILEEQLRQLKEENHNTKEEIKTLEAKNTEMTSVLSQSDQKIIKLESELSEKEIVLKEKSALISENEELRALTARQHNHLKLCCQEIEDSREELNILETIISQLSLSTSEEFKWHHFKHQLWSSSTKEATSESCGESSKPLIADLSIKLAMKEAESQKPCANLTICTEAEHLCNRNERQENSRLCHLEMEPVKLIRNPGERRKCQQLELISKQFEKLRRKFQKEIKELRTKLTKADDENSALKTSMAQRTSQFQIIQEDLLKKASKTSSLEREIRKKSSQLSALEKQLEEKTIAYSSAAERNAELEQELTGKNRRIHELETTISEEHEKITSAFENEKLVHFEQHKELEKQIDLLRTQLGKKHQEFIEQEKIISVLQQEVIHKQHHIESLDGLLIGSREEMENQNVKKDQGLKVLESQLTEEKIKVRQLESALNLCKEEVALYLSQSQENKEMFEKQLKERSEELHYLQKEIKIKGQNIQDMNEQNILLQQTLHHYQQMLQEETIRNGDLEDNQIKLEKQVFNLEKELQKQKARAENELRKVEEKLRLAAQEADLNRQKVDELNCTIRQIKLEMDQCKNELTGLEKEVVQLKRDGENKALQINQLDITLEEARSELSKKANDVIDLEDKLLQTETCRREALQKMSELESALENACGELKITLTQLQELQDALQNAQSSLEEKNIAIMDLITELKLHNWI, from the exons ATGTTATCAATGGAATGTAGTATGTGGACTTGCTCTAAAAGTGGTGCTGACGAAGACCTGCTCGCAAATGTACAGTCGTTACAGAATCAGCTGAggagaactgaaaaaaacctacaaactGTAGAGAAAGAGCTTTCCAG TACAAGTGAACATTACAGACACTGCTTCGATGAGGTGATAGACTCCCGTCTGGAGGACTTTGAACAGCTGAATTACAACTGTCAAGGCTTTTCCAGCTGTAAGAAGAATTCTGGTAGAACATCTCACCaggattttcaaagaaaatccaaa TCTTACTCAGTATCCACAACTTTGGATAAAACtgtggaagaaaatgaacatCTTCAGGAGAAGTTGGATGCCCTTCATGAGCAAAATGCATCTTTGACTTCTCAGAACCACTGCCTAAAGAACAGAGTGGAAACAATGAACTTTGAATTGATGCAGTCAAAAGCAAAA ATTTCATATCTTGAGGCCGCTTTAGGTACACATTTAGTCAGCATTCCGAAGTTGAAGGAACAGATTGTAAATCTGGAAGCAGAAGTTTCAGCTCAAGATAAAATTCTGAA AGATGCAGAAGATAGACTAGatcaaaatcagaaaacagCAACGGAAAGAGAACACATGTTGCAAAGATATCAAAAGGGCtataaaaatctgaaaatgaagTTAATTGAACAAAGCAAGCAAGGAAAGAG AGCacaacagcagagaaatgaagCTTTGTTAAATGTGGAGGAGCTGACAAGAGCTTTCACAAAGTATAAAGCAGAACTAactgaaaaattagaaaag gCTAAAGCTGAAGACGAGGTATTGGGAAAACGTTTAATTaattgtgaaaaagaaaaagaggagttGAATGAAAGGTGTATCAGCTACAGAAAGGATCTAGACATCCTAGAGGAGCAACTAAG GCAATTAAAGGAAGAGAATCACAacacaaaagaagaaattaaaactctAGAGGCAAAGAACACTGAAATGACATCAGTGCTGAGTCAGTCTGATCAGAAGATCATCAAGCTTGAGAGTGaactttctgaaaaagaaatagtacTTAAAGAGAAAAGTGCTCTAATAAGTGAAAATGAAGAGCTGAGAGCACTTACTGCACGGCAACATAACCACTTGAAATTATGTTGTCAAGAAATTGAGGATTCAAGGGAAGAGCTCAACATATTAGAAACCATTATTTCTCAGCTGTCTTTAAGTACATCTGAAGAG TTTAAATGGCACCATTTCAAACACCAGTTATGGAGTTCTTCAACAAAAGAAGCTACTTCTGAATCTTGTGGTGAATCAAGTAAACCTTTGATTGCAGACCTAAG CATTAAACTGGCGATGAAAGAAGCAGAAAGTCAAAAGCCTTGTGCAAACTTAACCATCTGTACTGAAGCTGAGCATCTTTGTAATCGTAATGAACGACAAGAAAACAGCAGGTTGTGCCACCTGGAAATGGAGCCTGTCAAATTGATCAGAAATCCAGGAG agaggagaaaatgtcAACAGTTGGAACTTATAAGCAAACAATTTGAAAAGCTGAGGCGAAAATTCCAGAAAGAGATAAAAGAGTTACGCACTAAACTGACAAAAGCAGATGATGAGAATTCTGCTTTGAAGACCAGCATGGCTCAAAGAACCAGTCAGTTTCAAATCATACAGGAAGACCTATTGAAGAAGGCTTCAAAAACTAGTAGCTTAGAGAGAGAA ATAAGAAAGAAATCTTCTCAACTTTCTGCACTTGAGAAACAGTTGGAAGAAAAGACTATTGCTTattccagtgctgcagaaagaaatgctgAGTTGGAACAGGAACTCACG GGTAAAAACAGACGCATTCATGAGCTGGAAACCACTATCAGTGaagaacatgagaaaataacttctgcttttgaaaatgaaaagttgGTTCACTTTGAGCAGCACAAAGAATTGGAGAAACAGATTGACTTA CTTCGGACACAGCTGGGGAAGAAACATCAAGAATTCATTGaacaagagaaaataatatCTGTTTTACAACAAGAGGTTATACATAAACAGCATCACATTGAGTCATTGGATGGGCTGTTAATAGGAAGCAGAGAG GAAATGGAAAATCAAAATGTCAAGAAAGATCAAGGCTTGAAGGTGCTGGAAAGTCagttaacagaagaaaaaatcaaa GTACGACAACTTGAGTCAGCACTAAATCTATGTAAGGAAGAAGTTGCACTGTATTTGAGTCAGTCACAAGAAAATAAGGAgatgtttgaaaagcagctgaaagaaaGGTCTGAAGAG CTTCattatttacagaaagaaataaaaataaaaggtcaGAATATTCAGGACATGAATGAACAAAATATTCTCCTCCAACAAACTTTGCATCATTATCAGCAAATGTTACAGGAAGAAACTATTAGAAATGGGGACTTGGAAGATAATCAAATTAAACTTGAAAAACAG GTATTCAATTTGGAAAAAGAGcttcagaagcagaaagcaCGTGCAGAAAATGAGTTGAGAAAGGTGGAGGAGAAACTTCGCCTAGCTGCTCAAGAAGCAGATTTAAACAGACAGAAGGTGGATGAACTTAATTGTACAATCAG ACAGATTAAATTGGAGATGGATCAGTGCAAGAATGAACTTACTGGCTTGGAAAAAGAAGTAGTGCAATTAAAACGAGATGGTGAAAACAAGGCACTGCAGATAAATCAGTTGGATATCACTTTGGAAGAAGCAAGATCAGAGCTCAGTAAAAAGGCAAATGACG TGATTGATTTAGAAGATAAGCTGCTTCAAACTGAGACTTGCCGCAGGGAAGCCTTACAGAAAATGTCAGAACTGGAATCTGCATTAGAGAATGCCTGTGGAGAATTAAAGATCACTTTAACACAGCTTCAGGAATTGCAAGATGCATTACAGAATGCACAGTCCTCTCTGGAGGAGAAGAACATTGCTATCATGGATCTAATAACTGAGCTCAA ATTACACAATTGGATATGA